Part of the Quercus lobata isolate SW786 chromosome 6, ValleyOak3.0 Primary Assembly, whole genome shotgun sequence genome, AGgtgttaaaataaaaaggaaataaataaataaatgagagagagagatattaatGTGATTTGCCTTATGGTTGCCGTACACAATAGAAAACCTAAACaattacatcttttttttttttttggctgaattaaACAATTACATCTTAAGCTCACTGATTTGTACTTTTGTAATTAcaagaaacccaacaaaaagGTATGTATAAAAAAACACATCCATTTTAGTATGTCAACCCTTAACTACAGTAGTCTATGATATTACAAAATCAGGATAACTAATAAAATTGGTACAAAACTATGTTATGCAcattcaaaattatatacttttatgttttaaggaTATTGGGCTACACAATTATGAATTATGGTAATAACTTGATgtgttctaataaataaataaaaataacttaataTGTTATTTGAAGTCATGCAACCAACATGCCCTCTCATTTGGTTGCGCTATGTGTTGGATTGACTGAACCCTTTTTTATACAAgaacattttacatttttaaataaataaaaaataaaagaaatgaaattgcAAGTTAATTTgcaaaatggtttttttttttttttttttcttgagactTCGTTTGGTTGGGTGAatgaaaaagtgagaagatataaaatatttatgttttttaccCTATATACTTGgtagaaatgataaaaaatggaaagacaaaaattaaattactattatgtcattattattaaaaatagaaagaaagaaaattaggGGTAATTTTGTACTTTCCTTTTCATGAccattttttctcctattttaTCCCCAATTTGGAAGGGGGAAAAATGGTGGGCCTGGCTGCCTGGGTGGAAAATTAcatccaccattttttttttcctctcccttttctttttgataatcttCCTCTCCCTTTTCACTCCAACCAGACTatggaaaattacattttgcatTTCCTAGGTTTTCCTCTCCTCATTTTTCATCATCTTccttttcaccccaaccaaacatagtGTAAGAGACAAGATTTTGTTCCAAACAATCAAAAGGTACAATCATCCTCCATTTGCGCTTAACATGGCCTTAATGgaaggaaagaatgaagaaggCAAAACATCGACTGACTTGGTTCAACTTCAAAGAGACCGTATGATCAAAATGTGAGTTGTTACATACTTGCATTTCCTTCTCTGTTGATCCCAACAAACGAGCAACAATTAAAGGTACAGACTAATAGATTTGATATTTTCAAACAGATAGATTATATCCCAATCAGGGCCGGGTTGCCTTTTGACTAAGCCATTCATGCACAGGTTTGAGTCCCCATCTTAGATCAAGTTGgctattttcatttctttagcAACATGTGCACCCCAACAATCACTCTGTGTTGTTGCCATCAGACTTCAGTGGACTACAAAAGGGAAATTTTCCTTGACCATCCTTGAAGAACCTTGTAAATAATtgcaataaattgtaaaatatgtACTCTGCGTTATGGTAATAAATGGTAGCTTTCAGCCATGGATTTCCATTTCCCCATGTAAATTACACAAAGAgagttcaaattatatattgaaCAGTTGAATCTGACATGAATTTCATCATTTGAATGTTTTGCACCTCTCAAAGATTCTAAGTTCTAACCGAGTTCATTCACTTTTACAAAATTCCTGTGGGTATAGGAAAATCTAACTAAGTCCGGTGGTCCACagaacatataaaacataaTAATGTTCTAAGCCAATAACAGTATTCGGCTAAACACCTTTCTCCTGTCTTTTAGTAACTGTGTACCTCATCGAAGAGTTTGTGTCACAATAATGACTCCTTATGACTTTTCCTACTTACGATCCAAAAGAGAAGGATTTCCTATTTTAAAAGTGTTCAGCTTTTcctttcaacttttttatttttttggattttatgaAACTAAATATACCCAACTCTTTAATTCACAGGACTACCCAAATTTCCAGAATTAAATgaagtctaaaaataaataatttccttcTCTTAAACAATACGATACACAGCTTAATTATAACATATTTGTAAGttaaggaaaatatttcaataatatcattaaaattggataacaaaaaaatttaaaagaatacataatattaccaaaataaaaaagatacataatataaaaaataaaaaataaaaaaagtttctgTTGGGAATCACTCACTTGGATAAAGCAACAAAGTTCATGTACTTTTGGGATATAGCATGCCTTATAAATATGAATTCAGGAAAGGAGAATagaaaatacatcaaattttgtgttgtgTAGAAAAGATATAGttgattctttcttttaagAGACACCTTACTTGGACGTAATCATAACAGTTCTAGTTCTGATTTTAGAAGGTCAAAAGCAAATAATACTTGAACTGAACTAGCATCATGCTCATGCCGTTTCCCAATATGTTCAAAACTCAAACCCAAGACCTACCTCAAACATTCATCAAAAGTAGTGTAACGACttaaggaaaagcgctagccacgtCTGCGTTATAcatcaaaaggactagtcacaattgagactccttaCAGTTATTAATAAAACctagttcaacccagtaaatacccgatatAGGACTTATCACATAcccacacatcacacaatcaatcaaattgggcaTCACAACCTATCTCAAACCAAGACCCAGTACCCCTATCCCAAAAGTTTTACCAGTAATATCCTTTTATCATTGGTATTCTTAAGGATTTGTTGAATTACTTGAAAGGATATAttgataatttcaaatatatttgtttctttaCAAAGTACCtagttttttacttaattttttaccaagtaaataacaatttattaatggAGTACAAATACCTAGTGATTATAGAGTGGGGGCAACTAATCTCCCTGAAATGGAAGATACAGGGAACTAGAGATCCCTAAGGACTCGTCAATGTCATAACATAAAGACCAACTTCTTGTCCTACAAGTAGCTGGAGAATAACTATCGTACAGTTCtactctccaaaaaaaaaaactatcatacAGTTCTAAACCTGTTCAAGCTGCAGGGACATAGATGATAGAAATGTTAGCTGTCTACAGTAGACTACATTGGGTCTTCATTGTTCAATTTATTGAATGACCTCTGGAACATCTTTACCCTACTGGAaaatttagtgtttttttttcatcaaaatatgAAGTAAGAACATAAAAGAAATGTACTTTTAATCGCACACTGCTGTTCCAAAATCAAATAGCATAGGGGCCTCTCTTTTTTGGTCAAATAGCATAGGGGGTCACTAACATTGCCAGCAGCAATTGAAAAGAATTAGATCTTCCAGTGTGTGTTCAATACCAATAAACATGTGTGCACATGTGAAGAGTGAAATATAAAAGTCAATTCATTGCCtctcatcaaattaaaaatatacatatctCTACCATAACATGAAGGTATCCCTCatccaataataaaaaataaaataaaaataaaaacatttacaaattacaaaattaattaacaaGATAAAGAGAACAGGTTCCAACTCAAAATTCCAACAAAAGACATAGTGAATAGGTAGCATTTCTTCTCCTTTTCTAAGCAATCCATTGCAAAcgaaaataatttgaaaatggaACCAAAAGAAGATTAGAAACAAAAAGTGTTACATTACTAATGGAATTGACACCAATAAAGATAAACATGGAGATAGAGAAATAGACAAAGTAATTAACATGTACGTAATGTTGTATTAATCAATAAAAGGCACAAACTAATTTTCTCTAGCCTCTCACAGCCAATAAGGAAGGAATTGCAGCCAAGTTTGGGTTGGTGTTCTTATCTGAAGCTTGTCTGATAATATCCCTTTTCCCATCTTTAGAGATAGGCTTGCTGAAAGCTCTCATTGGACTAGCAAATGCCCAACCCCAGCTCTTACTTCGACCATGAACAAGACTACTAGCACTAGTGCTCCCTCCTGCACCCACTGCTGACTtcccattattattattcatatgATCCCaataagaagaggaagatgaggatgaagatgaagaagttATCATAAACCCACCAAACAGTCCACCACACTTGACTCTCTCTTTCATGTGCACAGCTGAAGAGGTTGACTTGGGCTTGCCCTCTCGCTGAGACTCCACTCTTCTTAGAGTGCAGTCTCCAAACCCAGTTGAGATTCTCTCAAAGAAGTCACCAGAGAAGCTCCTACTTCCACACCCAACAGATCTGGATCTTGAAACTTTACGCTCAAAGGAAGAGGCTGAAGCAGTGGCTTGGCTATTAGGACTTTCATCATCTTCCACAATGTCACTTTTCTTTCCCAAAGAAGAAGACCCAAGATGGCACTTCTCTTTCTGCTTATTGTTAGAACCATTTGTTGTTGGCCCTGTTGTCAAAGTTGATATCCTTgagttgctgttgctgttgctgttgctatTGTCGTCTCTGAAGCTTCTGTCCGTTGTCCTGGAACCACTAGGctttgatgaagaagaagtagaaaagtaGAGAAATGACCAAAAGCCACCTCTTTTTCTTGGGCTAAAGTCTTCATCACCATCCTCAGCATTCAAGAACTGGTTTCTTCTCCTAGGAGTTGCAGTGGACTTGCTTCGCTTGAAAACAATATCCGCAGGTGCTGCACCACCACGATCTGATgtaactttcttcttcttcttagcCAAAAGAAAAGGGATCCTGGCCCGCCTAGTATTGTAATACTCATGATGATGAAAATGACTATCTTTGTTGCCACCATCATTGACTCCTCTTGTTGATGATGACGGTCGGATTgagagtgaagaagaagaaccagcACCAACACAAGCACCAGCATTACCAATATCAGATCTAAaagaaggagatgaagaagaagaggaagagccACGAATAGGTAATGGAAAAGATGAAGATACAAGCTTGCCAAGCTTTTCTTGAAGACAAAAGGCACAGATCCCACCTGGGTTGTTTCTGTATGGATGGTCACTGCATTGCATTCCATCTCCCATGTCTTCTTCACCCACACCAACtcttccaccaccaccaccaccaggtACTACTATTCCTTTGATTCCTTCCATCATAATCTTCTTTTGGCTTCTGGGGAAATGTTGTTTGATTCCAATGATCTAGTTTTCTTTCTTGTTGCTGTTACTCTTTTTTCATACCTTGAATGCCTTTTTGCAATTTTGCTTTTCAGAGAGGATAGAGatacaaacaaagaaaagggGCATAGATAGTCAGAGAGTGTAATTgagtgaacaaaaaaataaaaatataattatatattagcTTATTGCTGCATTGAAGTAAGGGTGtggagagggaagagagaggACAATGTGGGAGAGAGTCCCCAGGAGCACGTGGAAGACTGACTTACCAAGATATTAAAAAGTGTTAAAAAGACAAGCAAGACACTATAAACTATTTTCAgaactctatctctctattgCACTAGCCCGGACACAAGAATCTACAAAAGACTGTCCCTCAAATACACTTCCAAGACTCTCTACGTTTGTacagtttctttttttcttttttccttcgtaaaaaaaaaagttttagaagGGATAATATTTTGCTATCAAATTGGATTTGTTTTACATTGAtcacaaaattagaaaaaaaaaagttttagaataatagaaaatttcaatcgGATTTGTATTACATTGATcacaaaaaatagttttttcgttgatctgtattttctatcaaataaatataaaaaaattcaagtttaaaGGTAATTATCACCTCTCATGATAATGACGAAAagatattttatatcaaattaaacttcatttatcatattatatatatatatataataataaataaagtttagttataaaattagttgtaacttaaaactataattttattcaatattttttattgaaggtgaattttgacaaatccattattaaattacatttttttcttatattcttcatgtttaccaaatttctaaaaaattaaaaattaatggtTATGTTactaataaattgtttaaattacaaatttttttagtttaaaattataaataaaatataaatttatagagcatataataaataatatccgattgacataaaatttcaCATGTATATTAAAAGCGTAgagaacatacaattcaataagttataaaaaaataaaaaataaaaaatagaaattggccctaacaaaaacaattttcatgctaagagtttttttttttttttttataaggtatttttgctaaaaattcattaccaaaaaataaattttataaaaattcacGTGTATTTGTAGCTTTCTTGTCGGTACTTTTGAAAAActcatcaaataaattttatacgtaatcttttcttctttttttcttttttcttttttgtttttttcccctttctactaaataagtacataaaaagagcatttgcagcagtaaATGTATAATGCTATAATACTATATTTAAGCTATAATACTATATTTTAGCTCCTCAAATCCCAAAATCATACTCACAGCAGTGTAgttaaatctataatttttagctccattgctacagTACACATTTATCTATAGATATGCACTATTCATGAgagctaaaaaaatatattattttattgaatttctctctcctcttccattaaaaaaatattttctctttctttctttttcactctctctccggcttctcttctttcttcctctttccttctcattttttttctccctcatcTACTCTCTGCTGCCCGTGCCTCTCTACACAAACACAAGCCCCTACCTAACGCCAACCGAAGCCCCAGCCCAGCATCGACATTCTCCACAACTCCACCCCCTCTCTCTTTGCTATCTCATGCCCAGCGCCGACGTGGGTCTCTATCttgcattttctctctctagatcTCCACCTCAAAGGCTGAACCTCCAAGCTCCACCCTCTCTCTGCTATCTCATGCCCAATGccgatgtgggtttgtgtttgtgttttccGATCTGTTGTGGGCAGtgggcttgtgtttgtgtttgtggcagTGGGCTTATGTTTTCCGATGTGGCTGTTGTGGGGGCGGCGGTGAAGTTAgagtgaaagagaaagaaagacaaagttgaagtagaaaaataaaaatgcaagtgaagatagagtgaagataaagaggagtacgtgtgtggaggagaaaaacaaagagttaaaaagaaaaaaagaaaaaagaaaaaagaaacgtgtatttggatgaaaataataggaaaaataaaataaagaataataagaaattaaaattaagaaatgttaccacaatacttttataataaattttaagtgatagtTATTActatattggtgagaaaaaaataatttttttgatggtggtggtggcggtggtggtagTGACAATGGTAGTGGTagtggttgtgattgttgtttattgtagagAATATATTATTCTATCATGTGGCAGCAGCAGAAGAGTTGGCAGCGGTGGAAGAGTCGGTGGCGGCGATGGCGGTAGTGATTGCGGTGGCAGTGGAAGAGTCGATGGCAGTGGTGGTAGCGGTTGCGgatggttgtgattgttgtttattgtagtagatatattattttattgtgatatttatattattttattatgttgaaagctaaaatagatctactgTTATAATATGTGtataagtaaaatagataaaataatttttgatggaattaaaaaactaaatttttagcGCTACTACTGTGATGTTCtaataaacacaaaaaaggaTAGCTAATTCTAAAACGAAAGCTCTAAAGCTACATTACCGTCAGGCTCAGGCTCAGTCGCTCAGAGAGTAGCACAGTGGAGATGGATAAGGATCCAAAACTTTCCTTTCTGGTTCAAGGTAGAGacgactaatttttttttcttttaaatataccAAATCATTAAAATAGTGCCAACATATATCGaacatatatatagttatataccatttctactttttttttttttgggcatctactttaaaaaaataaataaataaataatacattaatAAACAAATTGGGCTTGGTATGGAAACATATTAAAAGCTTGAAAGCGAATCAAATATTTGATAGAGCTTCCCAAAATTTGTTGACATGATTAACGTTTTGATCAAAATGATAAATGCCAGGATGTATCACCGTAATGGCGCACAACATCCACAAGCTATTTAGAgcattctcataaaaaatgctataaaatatgagtcttttggctgaatattgctaaatttgaagttaatttgtgttataggtactgtttcaacttatttaagaatttgaggaaagagagtgaatttcggcaataccattgccgaaattcaacaaaagtaggagagagaaatttttgattttcggcaacaccatcaccgaaataggagggaaaattttttattttttttccctcctatttcggcaatgccattgccacatttcacttttttttttcttttttttttttttaagaaatgatatgtgcacacaatttttacaatatttttacaacatttttacaacaaatcacagggtaattagttattattagttaaaatttgaatttaacactgagattacttttttaatccaacaaatataacatgccacttaaaatttgttgtaaaaatattgtaaaaattgtgtgcacatatatcatttcttaaatatatatatataaaaaaaaaaaaaaaaaaaaaaaaaaagaaagtgaaatgtggcaatggcattgccgaaataggagggaaataattttccctcctatttcggcaatgccattgccacatttcactttttttttttttttttttttttttttttaagaaatgatatgtgcacacgatttttacaatatttttacaacaaattttaagtggcaggttatatttgttggattaaaaaaataatctcagtgttaaattcaaattttaactaataataactaattacctgtgatttgttgtaaaaagttgtaaaaatattgtgtgcacatatcatttcttaaaaaaaaaaaaaaaaaaaaaaagtgaaatgtggcaatggcattgccgaaataggagggaaaaaaaataaaaaattttccctcctatttcggtgatggtgttgccgaaaatcaaaaatttatctctcctacttttgttgaatttcggcaatggtattgccgaaattcactctctttcctcagattcctaaataagttgaaacagtacctataacacaaattaacttcaaatttagcaatattcagccaaaagactcataaaatatagcatttagcatttcaaaaagttactttattcattttaacaactcattttataatacaccaatatcaaaagttctattattttatcacttcatttaaataatctttttttattctttctttatgttttcaatTAACTACCATGTGCCTGTTTgattaaacaaatatttattttttaacatcttACTACAGTGGGCAACTAGAGATAACAGCCCACTATAGCTGAATGTCAAAATTTATAGCATATAGCACTTTTAATGTAGTGTGCTTTTCTAAAATTAGAtgttaaaaaatagcatttgaaacatttgatgagaatgctcttaatGAGAGTCccaatatcacttttttttttttttaaagtaaataaagaaaataggTGGATGCATCAAATATCAAACTCATATCCATCCATATCACTTGGTTAAGAAAATTAGTGATAAAGAACGgacaataaaaatgatttttggacaAGGAGATCGTTAGAAATTGACATGTACTAAGTAGGAAAGTACTagtaaaaattatcaaaaataatgacTAAGTTGTGTGAAAACTTGcattaatcaaaagaataatgttacaatcacaaactattttactacattcttacaaactgctgatatgaccaactttttattggttttcatctagacctaccattaatatcacttttttatttaccaataatcacttatcacatcagcaatttgtaaaattttgtataaaatgatttgtatctctagcattattctaaTCTAAGTGCCACCTTTAACTACGACCTAAGCCCTTTTTGGGgggcaaatttttttgtttagacccatggttaattgttattttccatttatagtaatttttcatcttattataacttttaaattaaaaatcagAATAATATCTTTTCTATTATAACTTTTAAATTAGAAACAATATACTAGATTTGATTTCgtaattttctcaattttgcatttgtttgctaattttttttttctattttatagcctaatttcattcctaacaaGAATTAAGGTTTTTAGATGTTTTCTAATCACATTAAGAATGTGGTTAGTAGTCTTAAGAGTTCTTTTACCTATTTAAGAGCATTGTAGCCTccaaatcaatttaaattttttaattaataataaaaaaaaattagaattttgatTTCCTCTTATGTTTTTAGTGGATTCCAGACTCTTCTTGTAGATTCAAATCCTACAAATCTCAATTATAAACACGAAAATGTCATTTGGTCATCAAACGAACTAACATGTTTTTAGTCCTTCAAAACCCACACGTTTGAGTCAAAGTATGTAATTACCAAAATCTTAAATCACAAAATTAGTGGCTCTTAGACTAGTTCAATACAAGGTGAGGTGAGGTCCCATGCCAGCAAAGGGACAAACAAGATGAAATTGACATTGACAATGCAAGAATTGATGTCCACAAGGAAGTACAGAAAATAGAGTAATGGAAGACGTCTGAA contains:
- the LOC115995126 gene encoding uncharacterized protein LOC115995126 encodes the protein MMEGIKGIVVPGGGGGGRVGVGEEDMGDGMQCSDHPYRNNPGGICAFCLQEKLGKLVSSSFPLPIRGSSSSSSSPSFRSDIGNAGACVGAGSSSSLSIRPSSSTRGVNDGGNKDSHFHHHEYYNTRRARIPFLLAKKKKKVTSDRGGAAPADIVFKRSKSTATPRRRNQFLNAEDGDEDFSPRKRGGFWSFLYFSTSSSSKPSGSRTTDRSFRDDNSNSNSNSNSRISTLTTGPTTNGSNNKQKEKCHLGSSSLGKKSDIVEDDESPNSQATASASSFERKVSRSRSVGCGSRSFSGDFFERISTGFGDCTLRRVESQREGKPKSTSSAVHMKERVKCGGLFGGFMITSSSSSSSSSSYWDHMNNNNGKSAVGAGGSTSASSLVHGRSKSWGWAFASPMRAFSKPISKDGKRDIIRQASDKNTNPNLAAIPSLLAVRG